In a single window of the bacterium genome:
- a CDS encoding recombinase family protein, whose translation MFTENKNKKETRAAIYLRESIEDKTKAKEDRYGLIVQEESAKAYCKSQGFIWNQEWVYKDEGFSGTLPIEERPALKKLFEDAKEKKFDMVLVHKADRMARNLRILVNAVYDLKDMGISFCSVTQALDTSTSAGRAFFNQLATFAEFERDIIVERMQGGRKRAAKDGKWVWGSPPYGYRLNKDKELVIHEKEAKWVRTLFKWLVAEKLPLSAIHKRANEMNMPCYALKKRRKIENKGYWHKSSIARILCNPIYTGTDEFYRYKNGKKRLSVLLDVGLQRDKTEWVSFKTKNIISKTQFKLAREQLLKNREMADRNLKNVYLFNKLLYCGKCGFKLFAGNRPPRKETQNMFRFYHGSREPKWKEERTVKNSRCHLCGGVGEARLYLIWDTIKKLLERPEYMIDKLKDYDVKIPIEDTKEKIGESENRLKVVARKKKKIDQVYETSDTMDYAVYQKKIDECKREEERLRNEITLLNQKILRKDEVKANADHFRKLYDELQAQIQNATYEEKSDIIHLLVDKITFYKEEEMAEVRMKVPIDAPDSLAVQDVLGNQVVKENDVLCSHRIHRNTAKASDSN comes from the coding sequence ATGTTTACAGAAAATAAAAACAAAAAAGAAACGAGGGCGGCGATATATCTCAGGGAAAGCATTGAAGATAAAACGAAGGCGAAAGAAGACCGCTACGGTCTTATCGTTCAGGAAGAGAGCGCAAAAGCTTACTGTAAATCGCAGGGGTTTATATGGAATCAAGAATGGGTTTATAAGGACGAGGGCTTTTCTGGTACTTTGCCAATCGAAGAAAGGCCAGCGTTAAAGAAACTTTTTGAAGATGCGAAAGAAAAGAAGTTTGATATGGTATTGGTTCATAAGGCAGACAGAATGGCAAGAAACCTTCGAATATTAGTAAACGCAGTGTACGATTTGAAAGATATGGGCATTAGTTTTTGTTCCGTTACCCAGGCACTGGACACTTCTACCTCGGCAGGTAGGGCGTTTTTTAATCAACTGGCCACATTTGCGGAGTTTGAGAGAGATATTATCGTTGAGCGAATGCAGGGCGGCAGAAAGCGTGCCGCTAAAGACGGAAAATGGGTGTGGGGAAGCCCGCCTTATGGATACCGGCTAAACAAGGATAAAGAATTGGTAATCCACGAAAAAGAGGCGAAATGGGTGAGAACGCTATTTAAATGGCTGGTTGCCGAAAAGCTTCCGTTGAGTGCCATTCACAAACGAGCCAATGAAATGAACATGCCCTGTTATGCGTTAAAGAAACGAAGGAAAATAGAAAATAAGGGGTATTGGCACAAGTCATCGATTGCCAGGATACTATGCAATCCTATTTATACTGGCACGGACGAATTCTATAGATACAAAAACGGCAAAAAAAGATTGTCGGTTTTGTTAGATGTGGGATTGCAAAGAGACAAAACCGAGTGGGTGTCGTTTAAAACGAAAAATATCATTAGTAAGACACAATTTAAGCTTGCCCGGGAACAATTATTGAAAAACCGTGAAATGGCAGACAGAAACTTAAAAAATGTTTATTTGTTCAATAAGCTTTTGTACTGCGGGAAGTGCGGTTTCAAACTATTTGCCGGAAACAGGCCGCCCAGAAAGGAGACCCAGAATATGTTTCGTTTTTACCACGGGAGTCGTGAACCCAAATGGAAAGAAGAAAGAACCGTAAAAAATAGTAGATGTCATCTTTGTGGCGGTGTCGGTGAGGCGAGGTTGTATTTAATATGGGACACGATTAAAAAGTTGCTGGAAAGGCCAGAGTATATGATTGATAAGTTGAAAGACTACGACGTTAAGATTCCGATTGAAGATACAAAGGAAAAGATAGGCGAGTCAGAAAACAGGTTAAAAGTTGTTGCAAGAAAAAAGAAAAAGATAGACCAGGTCTATGAAACCAGCGATACAATGGATTACGCCGTTTACCAAAAGAAAATAGACGAATGCAAGAGAGAGGAGGAAAGACTAAGGAATGAAATCACCCTTTTGAATCAAAAAATACTCAGAAAAGACGAAGTTAAAGCGAATGCAGACCATTTCAGGAAACTATATGATGAATTACAGGCACAAATACAGAATGCTACTTACGAGGAAAAATCTGATATAATTCACTTATTGGTGGACAAAATTACCTTTTATAAAGAGGAAGAAATGGCAGAAG